Genomic DNA from Fibrobacter sp. UWB10:
TCGGGGCCTACGCCCTCGACTTTCTCTTTCCACGGCAACCAATTACCCTGGCGAATCACAGCCACCTGTTCGTCAGTAAGGCGCACCACAGGAAAGTCGAGCACCGCATCGACCGGCAACAGATTTTCACGGGTCAGGTTCTCACCACGCACAGCCTTATCCAGCGTCACATTGCCGATGCGGTGTCTGCGTATCTGCGATACGCATGCGTAGGTTCCAAGCGCACGCCCGATATCGCGACCGAGCGCACGAATGTAAGTTCCCTTAGAGCATTCGCAAATCAAATCAAAGGTCGCAAATTCCTTGCCGGAGCAGCCTTCAGTCACTTCGCCCTCGCCAATCACCTTGAGTTCGCCAATGTGAATCTTGCGGGGTTTCAATTCAATGTTACGGCCACGTTCCATCAAGTCGCTGGCACGCACGCCGTTGATTTTTACGGCGCAATACTTCGGCGGCACCTGTTCAATATCGCCCGTAAATCTCGGCAGAACACTTTTAAGAGCGTCGCTCAAAGTGCAACAAGTTTTATCTAGCGAAGGCTGCGAATTGCTAAGAGAGCATTCGTCGGCCGAAGACCGAGGCCATGCGAGCGTGCAATTTGCAGCCGAAGCCTCTAAAACACGTTCATCCTGAGCGACGACTTCACCATCCCATTCCAGGGTGTCGGTTTCGTAGCCCAAATGCAGCCTAAAGCTATAGCACTTGTCCTTGGCTTCGATAAAGGGCAACAGTCGCGTGCAGCGGCCCGTAGCCGCTATAATCAAGCCAGAGGCACGCAAATCCAGCGTGCCTGCATGGCCCACGCGCTTCGTAGAAAAGACCCTTTTCAGTGGGAAAAGGGCCTTAAAAGAAGTTTCGCCAGCAATCTTGTCCAAAAGAACGAAGCCGGAATTGCTCAATTACAAGTCCCCTTTCTGCTTCAGTTCGGCCAGAATGCTTTCGATATGCATGGCGTGTTCCAAGTTTTCATCCAGAACAAAATTCAGTTCCGGAATCTTACGGATCTTAAGCGCCTTGCCTAAAACAGTGCGGATATAACCCGCCGAATTCTTGAGGCCAATCAGCGAATCACGCTTTTCCTTGTCGGAACCCATCACAGACACCATGACCTTTGCGTAGCTCAGGTCATCGGTAATCGTGACGCGTGTGATGCTGGCGAGGCTGCTCACACGAGGATCCTTCAAGCCCTTCTGCAAGAGCTTGCCGATTTCCTCGCGGAACTGTTCGTCCAATCTGTCAGTTCTACGACTCATTGGACTCCTCAGCCTTCTTGGCCTTTTCTTCGGCTTCTTCGCGGGCGACATCCTTCAGGGTACGGGCAACCTTGACTTCCTTGAAGAAGATCAAGCTATCGCCTTCCTTGATGTCTTCGTAACCCTTAAGACCGATACCGCATTCAAAGCCACGAGCGACAGACTTGACGTCGTCCTTCATGCGCTTCAAGGACTGGACCACGGTCGTACCGAGTTCCACGCCGTTGCGGTACACGCGCACATGACTGGTACGGTCGACTTCGCCGTCGGTAACCATACAGCCTGCGATGAGACCGATCTTCGGAATCTTGAACACCTGGCGAATTTCGGCTTCGCCGGAGAGTTCTTCGCGCATGGTCGGCTTCAAGAGGCCTTCCACAGCGTTGGTGATATCTTCAATGCAGTCGTAAATCACGCGGTAGTTGCGGATTTCGATGCCTTCCTTCTGGGCCATTTCGCGGATAGAGAGCGACGGCATCAAGTGGAAGGAAATAATGATTGCCTGTGCGGTCGTAGCGAGCAAGATATCGGATTCCGTAATGGTACCCACACCCTTACGGATAATGTTGACGCGCACTTCCTTGTTGGTAAGCTTTTCGAGGCTTGCAGCAAGAGCTTCTGCAGAACCGCCCACGTCGGCCTTAACAATAAGGTTGAGTTCGGAGAGTTTACCTTCCTTACGATCGTTGAAGGTATCTTCCAAAGTCTTCACGTTACGAGAACGCAGGTCGCGTTCACGAGCAGCCATACGGCGCTTAGAGGCAATTTCACGTGCAGTCTTTTCATCTTCGACCACGATCAAGTCATCACCGGCCTGCGGAGTACCGTCAAAGCCGAGCACCTGACACGGAGCAGACGGAGGAGCTTCCTTCATCTGTTCGCCACGTTCGTTAAACATAGCACGGACACGACCAGCGTAAATACCGCAAACGAACGGGTCACCCACATGGAGCGTACCGTTCTGCACGAGGATCGTAGCCATAGAACCCTTACCCACGTCGAGCTTGGATTCCACCACGGCACCGCGAGCGTGAGCTTCTGGATTAGCCTTGAGTTCGAGCACTTCAGCTTCGAGGGCGAGCGTTTCCAAAAGGTCGTCCATGCCCTGGCCCGTACGTGCAGAAACTTCGATACAGCTGGTAGAACCACCCCACTGTTCCACTTCCACGCCGCGTTCAGCGAGCTGGGCGCGAATCTTGTCGGGGTTAGCGGTCGGCAAGTCGATCTTCGTGATAGCCACGACCATCGGCACCTTTTCGCGCTTGGCAAGTTCAATAGATTCAACAGTCTGCGGCATCACCATGGAGTCGGCAGCCACCACAAGCACGATCACGTCGGTCACCTGAGAACCGCGAGCACGCATAGCACTGAATGCTTCGTGACCCGGGGTATCGAGGAAGGTCACCTTACCCTGCTTGGTAGTGACTTCGTATGCACCGATGTGCTGCGTAATACCACCCGATTCGCCGGACACCACGTGGGTCTTACGAATCCAGTCGAGCAAAGAAGTTTTACCGTGGTCAACGTGGCCCATCACCGTCACCACCGGGTGACGCGGCTTCAGGTTTTCAGAAGATTCTTCTTCCACGCCGAGCACTTCTTCTTCGTATTCTTCCATCAGCTGGGCTTCGTAACCGAATTCGTCAGCCAAGAGCTGGATGGTTTCAAAATCGAGGCGGGCGTTGATGGTCACCATCATGCCCATTTCCATGCACTTCGCAATCACGCGGGCCGGCATCTGGTCCATAAGGCCAGCGAGTTCGCCCACAGTGATAAAGTCGGAAGTCTTGAGGATTTTCTTTTCTTCGCCGGAATTATTGTCGTTGTGTTCCTTGCGATAAACTTTCTTGACAGGCTTCTTGGAAAGGTCTGCCATCACGCGAGAAACGTTCTGACGTACGGCTTCCTGCTGGAGCTCCTTCTGTTGCTCCATGCGGTCCTTGCCGTTATTGCGACGGTTCTTGTCATTCTGACCGTGACGGCCGTTCTGCTGCTTGCCACCCTTGCCGCCCTGGTTCTGGCCACCAAAGCCCTGGGCTGCATTGTTGCTAGCGTTAAAGGCGTCTTGCATCGAGTTGCCGGTAAAGCCACCCGTGCGGCCCGTAAAGGTACGGCCACCATTGTTGTTGCCGCCATTGCCATTACGGTTGTCGTTACGGCGATTGCCGTTGCGGTTGTCGCCATTGTTGTTCGAAAGGCGACCAAAAGTTCCTGTATAACCCTGCTGGTTACCGTTGTTGTTACGGTGACCGCCGCGAGTTGCCTGAGCCTGTTGCTGAGACTTCTTGATACGAGCAAGAATAGCTTCGTCAGGTTTGAACACCTGAGCCTTCATCGGAGGCTGCTTGAGTTCCATGCCCGGGGTAACCATGGCAGGCTTTGCAACGGCAGGAGCTGCTGCGGGAGCAGGAGCGGCCGGCTTAGCAGCGGGAGCTGCAGGGGCTTCAGCCTTCGGGGCTGCGGGAGCTGCCGGAGCAGGCTTTGCTGCGACGGGAGCGGCCGGAGCCTTCGGGGCGACCGGTGCGGCGGGCTTTGCGGCCGGAGCAGGTGCTGCGGCAGGGGCTTCAGCCTTCGGAGCCGGTGCTGCAGGAGCAGCAGGTTTCACTTCGGGAGCCTTCGGGGCAGGAGCCGGAGTTTCAGCCTTCGGGGCAACAGGTGCTGCCTTCGGAGCTTCGGCAGCAGCCGGAGCCTCGGCCTTCGGGGCAGCGGGCTTCACCGTTGCGGCAGGCTTTGCTGCAGCAGGCTTCTTCGTTCTAATCAGCTTGGCCTTCAACTTGCCATCGCCAGCCGAAGCAGACTCGTTCTTCTTGTCGGAAGAAGCATTGGAAGTTTCGGCGGAAGATGCCTTTTT
This window encodes:
- the rbfA gene encoding 30S ribosome-binding factor RbfA; the encoded protein is MSRRTDRLDEQFREEIGKLLQKGLKDPRVSSLASITRVTITDDLSYAKVMVSVMGSDKEKRDSLIGLKNSAGYIRTVLGKALKIRKIPELNFVLDENLEHAMHIESILAELKQKGDL
- a CDS encoding tRNA pseudouridine(55) synthase TruB, whose product is MSNSGFVLLDKIAGETSFKALFPLKRVFSTKRVGHAGTLDLRASGLIIAATGRCTRLLPFIEAKDKCYSFRLHLGYETDTLEWDGEVVAQDERVLEASAANCTLAWPRSSADECSLSNSQPSLDKTCCTLSDALKSVLPRFTGDIEQVPPKYCAVKINGVRASDLMERGRNIELKPRKIHIGELKVIGEGEVTEGCSGKEFATFDLICECSKGTYIRALGRDIGRALGTYACVSQIRRHRIGNVTLDKAVRGENLTRENLLPVDAVLDFPVVRLTDEQVAVIRQGNWLPWKEKVEGVGPEGHVFAANMQGEVLSLCHYEPGRIKPKFYLGEDG
- the infB gene encoding translation initiation factor IF-2 — its product is MANEEQIKPVDWAKEHGVKVDVVMKLLRDAGVAVRTQVSKLDAKDYEKIEADAEAERQKAEARNKNLKKASSAETSNASSDKKNESASAGDGKLKAKLIRTKKPAAAKPAATVKPAAPKAEAPAAAEAPKAAPVAPKAETPAPAPKAPEVKPAAPAAPAPKAEAPAAAPAPAAKPAAPVAPKAPAAPVAAKPAPAAPAAPKAEAPAAPAAKPAAPAPAAAPAVAKPAMVTPGMELKQPPMKAQVFKPDEAILARIKKSQQQAQATRGGHRNNNGNQQGYTGTFGRLSNNNGDNRNGNRRNDNRNGNGGNNNGGRTFTGRTGGFTGNSMQDAFNASNNAAQGFGGQNQGGKGGKQQNGRHGQNDKNRRNNGKDRMEQQKELQQEAVRQNVSRVMADLSKKPVKKVYRKEHNDNNSGEEKKILKTSDFITVGELAGLMDQMPARVIAKCMEMGMMVTINARLDFETIQLLADEFGYEAQLMEEYEEEVLGVEEESSENLKPRHPVVTVMGHVDHGKTSLLDWIRKTHVVSGESGGITQHIGAYEVTTKQGKVTFLDTPGHEAFSAMRARGSQVTDVIVLVVAADSMVMPQTVESIELAKREKVPMVVAITKIDLPTANPDKIRAQLAERGVEVEQWGGSTSCIEVSARTGQGMDDLLETLALEAEVLELKANPEAHARGAVVESKLDVGKGSMATILVQNGTLHVGDPFVCGIYAGRVRAMFNERGEQMKEAPPSAPCQVLGFDGTPQAGDDLIVVEDEKTAREIASKRRMAARERDLRSRNVKTLEDTFNDRKEGKLSELNLIVKADVGGSAEALAASLEKLTNKEVRVNIIRKGVGTITESDILLATTAQAIIISFHLMPSLSIREMAQKEGIEIRNYRVIYDCIEDITNAVEGLLKPTMREELSGEAEIRQVFKIPKIGLIAGCMVTDGEVDRTSHVRVYRNGVELGTTVVQSLKRMKDDVKSVARGFECGIGLKGYEDIKEGDSLIFFKEVKVARTLKDVAREEAEEKAKKAEESNES